The following are encoded in a window of Manihot esculenta cultivar AM560-2 chromosome 8, M.esculenta_v8, whole genome shotgun sequence genomic DNA:
- the LOC110621426 gene encoding germin-like protein subfamily 1 member 17, whose amino-acid sequence MKAFHFLVLLALAVAFSFVSAFDPSPLQDFCVAIPEPKNAVFVNGKFCKNPNLTVAGDFSISGLNIPAFTGNRVGSNVTLVNVDKIPGLNTLGISLARLDFAPYGGLNPPHTHPRATEILVVMEGTLYVGFVTSNPNRLFTKVLYPGDVFVFPIGLIHFQFNIAKTNAVAFAALSSQNPGVITIANAIFGPSPPINPDVLAKAFQLDNYTVEKLQKLFANA is encoded by the exons ATGAAGGCCTTTCATTTCCTTGTCTTATTAGCTTTGGCTGTGGCTTTCTCTTTTGTCTCCGCCTTTGACCCTAGCCCTCTCCAGGACTTCTGTGTTGCAATTCCTGAACCTAAGAATGCTG TGTTTGTTAATGGGAAGTTCTGCAAGAATCCAAATCTCACTGTAGCTGGTGATTTCTCTATTTCGGGACTCAATATTCCAGCATTTACAGGAAACCGAGTTGGATCAAATGTCACCCTCGTAAACGTTGACAAAATACCAGGACTTAATACTCTTGGTATTTCTCTCGCTCGGTTAGACTTTGCTCCTTACGGTGGCTTAAATCCTCCCCACACTCACCCTCGTGCCACAGAAATCCTTGTAGTTATGGAAGGCACTCTTTATGTTGGCTTTGTCACATCCAACCCCAATCGCTTGTTCACCAAAGTTTTATACCCAGGAGATGTTTTTGTGTTTCCAATTGGTCTCATTCACTTCCAGTTTAATATTGCAAAGACAAATGCAGTTGCGTTTGCAGCTCTAAGCAGCCAAAACCCAGGCGTCATCACCATAGCAAATGCAATCTTCGGGCCTAGTCCACCCATTAATCCTGATGTTCTTGCTAAGGCCTTCCAATTAGACAATTATACCGTGGAAAAACTGCAGAAACTATTTGCCAATGCGTAA
- the LOC110621468 gene encoding germin-like protein subfamily 1 member 13, which translates to MKAFHFLVPFALALAFSFASASDPSPLQDFCVAIPEPKNAVFVNGKFCKNPNLTVAGDFSISGLNIPAFTGNRVGSNVTLINVDKISGLNTLGISLARLDFAPYGGLNPPHTHPRATEILVVVEGTLYVGFVTSNPNRLFTKVLYPGDVFVFPIGLIHFQFNIAKTNAVAFAALSSQNPGVITIANAIFGPNPPINPDVLAKAFQLDNYTVEKLQKLFATS; encoded by the exons ATGAAGGCCTTTCATTTCCTTGTCCCATTCGCTTTGGCTTTGGCTTTCTCTTTTGCCTCAGCCTCTGACCCTAGCCCTCTCCAGGACTTTTGTGTTGCAATTCCTGAACCTAAGAATGCTG TGTTTGTTAATGGGAAGTTCTGCAAGAACCCAAATCTCACTGTAGCTGGTGATTTCTCTATTTCGGGACTCAATATTCCAGCATTTACAGGAAACCGAGTTGGATCAAATGTCACCCTCATAAACGTTGACAAAATTTCAGGACTTAATACTCTTGGCATTTCTCTTGCTCGGTTAGACTTTGCTCCTTACGGTGGCTTAAATCCTCCCCACACTCACCCTCGTGCCACAGAAATCCTTGTAGTTGTGGAAGGCACTCTTTATGTTGGCTTTGTCACATCCAACCCCAATCGCTTATTCACCAAAGTTTTATACCCAGGAGATGTTTTTGTGTTTCCAATTGGTCTCATTCACTTCCAGTTTAATATTGCAAAGACTAATGCAGTTGCATTTGCAGCTCTAAGCAGCCAAAACCCAGGCGTCATCACCATAGCAAATGCAATCTTCGGGCCTAATCCACCCATTAATCCTGATGTTCTAGCTAAGGCCTTCCAATTGGATAATTATACGGTAGAAAAACTGCAGAAACTGTTTGCGACTTCGTAA
- the LOC122724351 gene encoding germin-like protein subfamily 1 member 17: protein MKAFHFLVLLALAVAFSFASAFDPSPLQDFCVAIPEPKNAVFVNGKFCKNPNLTVAGDFSISGLNIPAFTGNRVGSNVTLVNVDKIPGLNTLGISLARLDFAPNGGLNPPHTHPRATEILVVVEGTLYVGFVTSNPNRLFTKVLYPGDVFVFPIGLIHFQFNIAKTNAVAFAGLSSQNPGVITIANAVFGPNPPINPDVLAKAFQLDNYTVEKLQKLFASA, encoded by the exons ATGAAGGCCTTTCATTTCCTTGTCTTATTAGCTTTGGCTGTGGCTTTCTCTTTTGCCTCCGCCTTTGACCCTAGCCCTCTCCAGGACTTCTGTGTTGCAATTCCTGAACCTAAGAATGCTG TGTTTGTTAATGGGAAGTTCTGCAAGAATCCAAATCTCACTGTAGCTGGTGATTTCTCTATTTCGGGACTCAATATTCCTGCATTTACAGGAAACCGAGTTGGATCAAATGTCACCCTCGTAAACGTTGACAAAATACCGGGACTTAATACTCTTGGTATTTCTCTCGCTCGCTTAGACTTTGCTCCTAATGGTGGCTTAAACCCTCCCCACACTCACCCTCGTGCTACGGAGATCCTTGTAGTTGTGGAGGGCACCCTTTATGTTGGCTTTGTCACATCCAACCCCAATCGTTTGTTCACCAAAGTCTTATACCCCGGAGATGTTTTTGTATTTCCAATTGGTCTCATCCACTTCCAGTTTAACATTGCAAAGACGAATGCAGTTGCCTTTGCTGGTCTAAGCAGCCAAAACCCAGGCGTCATCACCATAGCAAATGCAGTCTTTGGGCCTAATCCACCCATTAATCCTGATGTTCTTGCTAAGGCCTTCCAATTAGACAATTATACCGTGGAAAAACTGCAGAAATTATTTGCCAGCGCGTAA
- the LOC110621408 gene encoding germin-like protein subfamily 1 member 7: MEGSRFLAALAVSSVLALVFSMASAYDPSPLQDFCVAMNDPKNAVFVNGKFCKNPNLTVADDFSFSGLNIPGNTENRVGSNVTLLNVDRIPGLNTLGISLARLDFAPNGGLNPPHIHPRATEILVVVEGTLYVGFVTSNPNRLITKVLYPGDVFVFPIGLIHFQFNVGKTNAVAFAGLSSQNPGVITIANAVFGSNPSINSDVLVKAFQLDKNVVNYLQKLF; the protein is encoded by the exons ATGGAAGGAAGTCGGTTCCTTGCAGCTTTGGCAGTATCATCAGTCTTGGCTTTGGTTTTCTCAATGGCCTCTGCCTATGATCCTAGCCCTCTCCAGGACTTCTGTGTGGCAATGAATGACCCTAAGAATGCTG TGTTTGTCAACGGGAAGTTCTGCAAGAACCCAAACCTCACTGTAGCTGATGATTTCTCTTTCTCTGGACTCAATATTCCTGGAAATACTGAAAATCGAGTTGGATCAAATGTCACCCTCTTGAACGTTGATAGAATACCAGGACTTAATACTCTTGGTATTTCTCTTGCTCGGTTAGACTTTGCACCCAATGGCGGCTTAAATCCTCCTCACATTCACCCTCGCGCTACAGAAATCCTAGTAGTCGTTGAAGGCACCCTTTATGTTGGCTTCGTAACATCCAATCCTAATCGCCTTATTACTAAAGTGTTGTATCCAGGAGATGTCTTTGTGTTTCCGATCGGTCTCATTCACTTCCAGTTCAATGTTGGAAAGACGAATGCAGTCGCCTTTGCTGGTCTAAGCAGCCAAAATCCTGGAGTTATCACTATAGCAAATGCAGTGTTTGGTTCTAACCCATCCATAaattctgatgttctagttaaAGCCTTTCAATTGGATAAGAATGTTGTCAACTATCTTCAGAAGTTGTTCTGA
- the LOC110621418 gene encoding germin-like protein subfamily 1 member 7 has protein sequence MEGSRFLAASAALVLALAFSMASAYDPSPLQDFCVAMNDPKNAMFVNGKFCKNPNLTVADDFSLSGLNIPGNTENRVRSNVTLLNVDRIPGLNTLGISLARLDFAPNGGLNPPHIHPRATEILVVIEGTLFVGFVTSNPNRLITKVLYPGDVFVFPIGLIHFQFNVGKTNAVAFAGLSSQNPGVITIANAVFGSNPSLNLDVLVKAFQLDKNVVNYLQKLFWDSN, from the exons atggaaggaAGTCGATTCCTTGCAGCTTCGGCAGCATTAGTCTTGGCTTTGGCTTTCTCAATGGCCTCAGCCTATGATCCTAGCCCTCTCCAAGACTTCTGCGTGGCAATGAATGATCCCAAGAATGCTA TGTTTGTCAATGGGAAGTTCTGCAAGAACCCAAATCTCACTGTAGCGGATGATTTCTCCTTATCTGGACTCAATATTCCTGGAAATACTGAAAATAGAGTTAGATCAAATGTCACCCTCTTGAATGTTGATAGAATACCAGGACTTAATACTCTTGGTATTTCTCTCGCTCGGTTAGACTTTGCACCCAATGGCGGCTTAAATCCTCCTCACATTCATCCTCGTGCGACAGAAATCCTAGTAGTCATCGAAGGCACGCTTTTTGTTGGCTTTGTGACATCCAATCCTAATCGCCTTATCACTAAAGTCTTGTATCCAGGAGATGTCTTTGTGTTTCCAATCGGTCTCATACATTTCCAGTTCAATGTTGGAAAGACAAATGCAGTCGCCTTTGCTGGTCTAAGCAGCCAAAATCCTGGAGTTATCACTATAGCAAATGCAGTGTTTGGTTCTAACCCATCCTTAAATCTAGATGTTCTCGTTAAAGCCTTTCAATTGGATAAGAATGTTGTCAACTATCTTCAGAAGTTGTTCTGGGATAGCAATTGA
- the LOC110621638 gene encoding germin-like protein subfamily 1 member 13 — MNSFHFLGLLAFALALSFASAFDPSPLQDFCVATPEPENAVFVNGKFCKNPNLTVAGDFSISGLNIPAFTGNRVGSNVTLVNVDKIPGLNTLGISFARLDFAPNGGLNPPHTHPRATEILVVVEGTLYVGFVTSNPNRLFTKVLYPGDVFVFPIGLIHFQFNIAKTNAVAFAGLSSQNPGVITIANAIFGPNPPINPDVLAKAFQLDNYTVEKLQKLFANA, encoded by the exons atgaatagcTTTCACTTCCTTGGGTTATTGGCTTTTGCTTTGGCTCTCTCTTTTGCCTCTGCCTTTGACCCTAGCCCTCTCCAGGACTTCTGTGTTGCAACCCCCGAACCCGAGAATGCTG TGTTTGTTAATGGAAAGTTCTGCAAGAACCCAAACCTTACTGTAGCCGGTGATTTCTCTATTTCGGGACTCAATATTCCAGCATTTACAGGAAACCGAGTTGGATCAAATGTCACCCTCGTAAACGTTGATAAAATACCAGGACTTAACACTCTTGGTATTTCTTTCGCTCGGTTAGACTTTGCTCCCAATGGTGGCTTAAACCCTCCCCACACTCACCCTCGTGCTACAGAGATCCTTGTAGTTGTGGAGGGCACCCTTTATGTTGGCTTTGTCACATCCAACCCCAATCGTTTGTTCACCAAAGTCTTATACCCAGGAGATGTTTTTGTATTTCCAATTGGTCTCATCCACTTCCAGTTTAACATTGCAAAAACGAATGCAGTTGCCTTTGCTGGTCTAAGCAGCCAAAACCCAGGTGTCATCACCATAGCAAATGCAATTTTCGGGCCTAATCCACCCATTAATCCTGATGTTCTAGCTAAGGCCTTCCAATTGGATAATTATACAGTAGAAAAACTGCAGAAACTATTTGCAAATGCATAA
- the LOC110621639 gene encoding germin-like protein subfamily 1 member 17, translated as MKSFHFLVLLAFASALSFASAFDPSPLQDFCVAIPEPKNAVFVNGKFCKNPNLTVADDFFAWGLNIPGDTDQNRVRSNVNLVNVDRIPGLNTLGISLARLDFAPNGGLNPPHIHPRGTEILVVVEGTLYVGFVTSNPNRLIAKVLYPGDVFVFPIGLIHFQFNIAKTNAVAFAGLSSQNPGLITIADAIFGPDPPINPDVLAKAFQLDKNDVEKLQKLFED; from the exons ATGAAAAGCTTTCACTTCCTTGTGTTATTGGCTTTTGCTTCGGCTCTCTCCTTTGCCTCTGCCTTTGACCCTAGCCCTCTCCAGGACTTCTGTGTTGCAATCCCCGAACCCAAGAATGCTG tgTTTGTTAACGGGAAGTTCTGCAAGAACCCAAATCTTACCGTTGCCGATGATTTCTTTGCTTGGGGACTCAATATTCCAGGAGATACAGATCAAAATCGAGTTAGATCAAATGTCAATCTTGTGAATGTTGATAGAATACCAGGACTTAATACTCTTGGAATTTCTCTTGCTCGGTTAGACTTTGCACCCAATGGTGGCCTAAATCCTCCCCACATTCACCCTCGTGGCACAGAGATCCTTGTAGTTGTTGAAGGCACCCTTTATGTTGGCTTTGTCACATCCAACCCTAATCGCTTAATCGCCAAAGTCTTATACCCAGGAGATGTATTTGTATTTCCAATTGGTCTCATTCACTTCCAGTTTAATATTGCAAAGACGAATGCAGTTGCCTTTGCTGGTCTAAGCAGCCAAAACCCAGGTCTTATCACCATTGCGGATGCTATTTTTGGACCTGATCCACCAATTAATCCTGATGTTCTTGCTAAGGCCTTCCAATTGGACAAGAATGACGTTGAAAAACTTCAGAAACTATTTGAAGATTAA